From a region of the Candidatus Bathyarchaeia archaeon genome:
- a CDS encoding Gfo/Idh/MocA family oxidoreductase, which yields MDKVKYAVIGLGFFGEVHADVLSKMPDVDLVALCTRRPQRLKEVAERYGVSKTYTDYRELLKDPEIEAVSVVTHINDHRGIAVDALKAGKHVFLEKPMAATVQDCDAIIEAANSSKGSLMVGHICRFDPRVSLAKAAVEEGRIGKIVSMHATRNLPKDLTAQPRVLDSISPLMGDGIHDTDIMLWLTKSKVKSVYAQNVRVRDFKYPDIGWAMYRFDNEAVGVIEVVWFLPENTPYTIDARMEIIGTEGAIYIDAGNAGITINDKEGLHKPDTIYWPVVHDTRIGALRTELSYFVNCVKKGVKPTVITPEESKMAVAVMCAAEESAATGKVVNM from the coding sequence ATGGATAAAGTAAAATACGCAGTCATCGGTTTAGGGTTCTTCGGCGAAGTTCACGCCGACGTATTATCTAAAATGCCCGACGTCGATTTAGTAGCTTTATGCACCCGTCGTCCACAACGTTTGAAAGAGGTCGCGGAGCGGTATGGAGTTTCAAAGACGTATACCGATTACAGGGAGCTTCTCAAGGATCCGGAGATTGAGGCGGTAAGTGTGGTGACCCATATAAACGACCATAGAGGCATCGCGGTAGACGCGTTAAAGGCGGGAAAGCATGTTTTCTTAGAGAAGCCCATGGCGGCAACGGTTCAGGATTGCGACGCGATCATAGAGGCCGCGAACTCCTCGAAGGGGAGTTTAATGGTCGGCCACATCTGTCGGTTCGATCCAAGGGTATCCCTCGCCAAAGCAGCTGTAGAGGAGGGTCGAATAGGAAAAATCGTGTCAATGCACGCGACTCGAAACCTCCCAAAGGATCTCACAGCCCAGCCGAGGGTTCTTGACAGCATCTCACCCTTAATGGGGGATGGAATCCACGACACAGACATCATGCTATGGCTGACGAAAAGCAAGGTGAAATCAGTTTACGCGCAAAACGTCCGCGTAAGGGATTTCAAGTACCCTGACATTGGATGGGCGATGTATCGATTCGACAACGAGGCCGTGGGCGTTATAGAGGTGGTGTGGTTTCTACCTGAAAACACACCATACACCATTGACGCCCGGATGGAAATCATCGGAACAGAAGGCGCCATATACATCGACGCCGGAAACGCTGGCATAACGATAAACGATAAGGAAGGCCTACACAAGCCCGATACCATATACTGGCCTGTTGTCCATGACACGCGGATCGGCGCCCTAAGAACCGAGCTAAGCTACTTCGTGAACTGCGTGAAGAAGGGCGTGAAACCAACAGTCATCACACCTGAAGAATCAAAGATGGCTGTAGCCGTTATGTGCGCGGCGGAGGAGTCCGCGGCCACCGGCAAAGTCGTGAACATGTGA